GGCCTGGCTGGTGGACTTCGCTTCCAGGCTGGCCGAGGACCAAAAAAAGCTGTCCCTGCGTTTGCCCATCGTCCGCGAGCTGATGATCGAGGCCTCGGCCATGGGATCAATGCGTCAGGCCGCCATGGTCGACAGGCGGACCCTGGAGGAGGCCTGGGAGGCCCGTAACTACCGGGCCAACCTGTACGAAGAGGAGTTTTTGTCCGAGTACGACCGGCAGCTGATCAAGGTGGCCACCACCGGCAGCGCCGTGGGCCAAGCCAACGGCCTGTCCGTCTCGTTCCTGGGGGACTACGAGATGGGGCTGCCGCATCAGATTTCGTGCAGCGTCGGCGTCGGACACGGCGGGATCATCGACCTGGAGCGGGAAGCTGAACTCGGCGGGCCGATCCACACCAAGGGTATGATGATTCTCAAAAGCTACCTGCTCAAGCTCTTTGCCCAGAACAAGCCCGTGGTTCTGACCGCCAGCCTCTGTTTTGAACAGAGTTACGCCCAGGTGGACGGCGACTCCGCCTCGGGCGCGGAACTGGCCGCTCTGATCTCGGCCCTCTCCGGTTGTCCGAACAACTTGGCACTGGCTTTCACCGGCGCGGTCAGTCAATCCGGGGCGATCATGGCCGTGGGCGGAGTGACGCGCAAGGTGGAGGGCTTTTTCGAGGTCTGCCGCCGTCGCGGTCTGACCGGAAGCCAGGGAGTGATCCTGCCCGAAGACAACGTGGTCCACCTGATGCTTAAACAGGACGTAATCCAGGCCGTGGAGGAAGGACGATTCCATATCTACCCGGTCTGCTGCATCGAAGAGGCTTTGGAGATTCTGACAGGACTGCCGGCTGGGCGTCGGCTGAAAAACGGTTCCTTCTCCGTTGGCAGCCTGTATCGCCTCGCGGACGACCGGCTCAAAAAACTGGAAGAGTTGGCCACCCGGGATTCCTCGTCGCGAAAGCCGGATCGGGCGTCGCCCAGGACGAAGAAGGCCGCAACGACGACGTCCCCCGCCGAAGTCTAGGGACGACCTCGGGGATAATTCCGTGAACGTTCGACTGTCCGTGATCATCCCCGTCTTTCGAGAGGAACGGGGCATCACCTCCTTGGTGGATTATTTGACCACCCGCGCCCTGAATGAATCGGCGGAAATCCTGGTCGTAGACGGCGATTCGGAACGGCGAACCCTGATCGCTCTGCAAGGCCGGAACGTGATCCGGATCGGTTCGGATGCAGGGCGGGCCCGCCAGATGAACGCCGGAGCCGCCCAGGCGCGCGGCGACGTGCTGCTTTTCCTGCACGCGGACACCCGCCTGCCGACCGGAGCGGATACGCTCATTTTTCAGGCACTCCGAGATTCCCGGCTTGTGGGCGGGGCCTTCAAGCTGGCCATCGACTCACCCCGGGCGGCCCTGGGCTTGATTTCCGCAGTGGCGAATCTGCGCACTCGGATGACCAGGATTCCATATGGGGATCAGGCCATTTTCCTGCGCCGCGCGCACTTCGAGGAACTGGGGGGATACGCGGACATCCCTTTGATGGAGGATCTGGAACTGATGTTTCGGGTTCGATGCAAGGGGTGGCCCGTGGCTTTGCTTCGTGAAGCCGCGTTCACTTCGGCCCGGCGCTGGGAACAGGAAGGAGTCTGGCGCTGCACCCTACGCAACTGGGGAGTTCGGCTATTTTATCATTGCGGTCTGTCTCCAGCGAGGTTGCGGCGATTTTATCCCACCGCTGAGTCGGTCAATTCAGGCGCACACCCTTCCCCGACCGGCGGTGATCGGTCGGATTCCATGGTCTCATGATCCTTTCAGCAACCGCCCTCTCGGATTGCTTGGTCGTGATGATCAAGTATCCGCGACCCGGGCGGGTGAAGACCCGTTTGGTCGCGACATTGGGAGAAGAGAATGCCGCTGCTTTGTACCGGTGTTTTGTCCAGGACGTCTTATGCACCGTAGACGCCCTGAACGAGCATGCTCTGCTGAGCATCGATCCTTGGATCTATCGGACGGATTTTGCGGAGTGGCTGGGAAGTGAGCGCTGGTTCCAGCCTCAGGTCGGTCCTGACCTCGGCGCGAGAATGGACGATGCCTTTTCCCGGGCCTTCGAGGCGGGACACGACCGGGTGGTGCTCATCGGAAGCGACCTGCCGGATTTGCCCGGCAGCCTGCTGGTCGAGGCGTTCCGGGCTTTAGACCGCCATGATGTTGTCCTCGGCCCGGCCCGTGACGGCGGCTTCTATTTGCTCGGGTGGACGCGGCGGACTTTTCGCCCCGGACTTTTTGTCGCCATTCCCTGGAGTACGTCGAAGGTTCTTGCCGCATGCCGGGCGGCCTTGCTCCGAAGCGGCCTGGAGCCACGCCTTTTGGCGCCCTGGTCCGATGTGGACGATGAAGCGGGACTTCGACAACTCATTCAGCGAAATCTCCTGCCCGGTGATGCGGCTACTCGTGTATTCTTGAAATCGTCTCGTTTCCCTTCTTGATTTCAGAAGCTGGCCCGGTTGTATCAGGAAGCCAGCCCCTTGCGGCGAGACTCTCTTCAAGAACGGATTGACTCCTTGAACGAGCAGCTCTCTGTGAAAGGGCAGAATCTGATCGACACTTGAGCAAATTAACAAAAAGGCGGCTCAGGACAATACGGAATAGACCGCGCTCACGAAGATCAGGCTGATGACCCGCAGACTCTGGTTCCAGAAGATCAGTTTCGCGGCCAGGGCCGGTTTGAAGATTCCGGCGTAGTACGGGAATTGGTGTCTTACGGCTCGCATGGGCGAGGAGAGGATGTTGCCCACCAGGAGGGCGAGCACGACCTCTTTCTGACTCAGACTTCCTGCTGAGAGCAACGCTCCGGCGGCGGCGGCTCCGGCGGAAAACTCGGCGGCCATCTGGAAAATCACGACGCTCACGGCCTGTGGTGAAAGCCAGGACAGCCATCCCAGGTTTTGAGCCATAAATTCTTCCACCGCTCTGAACGCGCCCCAGC
This genomic window from Desulfonatronum sp. SC1 contains:
- a CDS encoding TIGR04282 family arsenosugar biosynthesis glycosyltransferase is translated as MILSATALSDCLVVMIKYPRPGRVKTRLVATLGEENAAALYRCFVQDVLCTVDALNEHALLSIDPWIYRTDFAEWLGSERWFQPQVGPDLGARMDDAFSRAFEAGHDRVVLIGSDLPDLPGSLLVEAFRALDRHDVVLGPARDGGFYLLGWTRRTFRPGLFVAIPWSTSKVLAACRAALLRSGLEPRLLAPWSDVDDEAGLRQLIQRNLLPGDAATRVFLKSSRFPS
- a CDS encoding TIGR04283 family arsenosugar biosynthesis glycosyltransferase, translating into MNVRLSVIIPVFREERGITSLVDYLTTRALNESAEILVVDGDSERRTLIALQGRNVIRIGSDAGRARQMNAGAAQARGDVLLFLHADTRLPTGADTLIFQALRDSRLVGGAFKLAIDSPRAALGLISAVANLRTRMTRIPYGDQAIFLRRAHFEELGGYADIPLMEDLELMFRVRCKGWPVALLREAAFTSARRWEQEGVWRCTLRNWGVRLFYHCGLSPARLRRFYPTAESVNSGAHPSPTGGDRSDSMVS